A window of Streptomyces sp. SAI-127 contains these coding sequences:
- a CDS encoding FKBP-type peptidyl-prolyl cis-trans isomerase translates to MRRRSLLIAVPAGLATLAACGDDKSDSSKASDSASPSASSSASQAPPPKIVDGPLPAITAGTKFGEKPTVAKGSGDPSKDLAVKTVIAGGGTTIAEGDYIQAHYLGQVWSTAKVFDNSYDRKTALVIQLAQNSIIDGWRYALTGKKAGSRVQFSIPPTWGYGKEGNAQAGIKGTDTLVFVVDVQDTFNAKSSAKGKNVAQSDADLPKVGTNTDGKAPSIEIPKADAPTKLVSEYVIEGDGDEVAADSTLLVQYKGVVWDTGKEFDSTYSRKQLASFSLQQVVKGWAQGLTGKKVGSRVLISIPPKLGYGDKPPAGSGIEKDSTLVFTVDILAKM, encoded by the coding sequence GTGCGCCGACGCTCACTCCTCATTGCCGTTCCCGCAGGACTGGCCACACTCGCCGCATGCGGTGATGACAAGTCCGACTCGAGCAAGGCGAGCGACAGCGCGTCACCCTCGGCGTCGTCCTCGGCCTCGCAGGCGCCGCCGCCGAAGATCGTCGACGGTCCGCTGCCGGCGATCACGGCGGGCACGAAGTTCGGTGAGAAGCCGACGGTCGCCAAGGGCAGCGGCGATCCGTCGAAGGATCTCGCGGTCAAGACGGTCATCGCGGGCGGCGGCACCACCATCGCCGAGGGCGACTACATCCAGGCCCACTACCTCGGACAGGTCTGGAGCACGGCCAAGGTCTTCGACAACTCCTACGACCGTAAGACGGCGCTGGTCATCCAGCTCGCGCAGAACAGCATCATCGACGGCTGGCGGTACGCCCTGACGGGCAAGAAGGCCGGCAGCCGGGTCCAGTTCTCCATCCCGCCCACCTGGGGGTACGGCAAGGAGGGCAACGCGCAGGCGGGTATCAAGGGCACCGACACGCTGGTGTTCGTCGTCGACGTCCAGGACACGTTCAACGCGAAGAGCTCCGCCAAGGGCAAGAACGTCGCGCAGAGCGACGCGGACCTGCCCAAGGTGGGCACCAACACCGACGGCAAGGCCCCCTCCATCGAGATCCCCAAGGCGGACGCGCCCACCAAACTGGTGTCGGAGTACGTCATCGAGGGCGACGGCGACGAGGTGGCGGCCGACAGCACCCTGCTCGTGCAGTACAAGGGCGTGGTGTGGGACACCGGCAAGGAGTTCGACTCGACGTACAGCCGCAAGCAGTTGGCGTCGTTCTCGCTCCAGCAGGTCGTCAAGGGCTGGGCGCAGGGCCTGACCGGCAAGAAGGTCGGCAGCCGGGTGCTGATCTCCATTCCGCCGAAGCTGGGCTACGGCGACAAGCCGCCGGCCGGCAGCGGTATCGAGAAGGACTCCACGCTGGTCTTCACCGTGGACATCCTGGCGAAGATGTGA
- a CDS encoding FKBP-type peptidyl-prolyl cis-trans isomerase yields the protein MSIDKPEIDFPGGEPPADLEIKDIWEGDGEVAQAGQTVTVHYVGVAFSTGEEFDASWNRGQPFRFPLGGGRVIKGWDQGVQGMKVGGRRQLTIPAHLAYGNQSPTPAIKPGETLIFVVDLLGV from the coding sequence GTGAGCATCGACAAGCCCGAGATCGACTTCCCGGGCGGCGAGCCCCCGGCGGACCTGGAGATCAAGGACATCTGGGAGGGCGACGGCGAGGTTGCGCAGGCCGGCCAGACCGTCACCGTCCACTACGTGGGCGTCGCCTTCAGCACCGGCGAGGAGTTCGACGCCAGCTGGAACCGTGGTCAGCCGTTCCGCTTCCCGCTGGGCGGCGGGCGGGTCATCAAGGGCTGGGACCAGGGCGTGCAGGGCATGAAGGTCGGCGGCCGCCGCCAGCTGACCATCCCCGCCCACCTCGCCTACGGCAACCAGAGCCCGACCCCGGCGATCAAGCCCGGTGAGACCTTGATCTTCGTGGTCGACCTGCTCGGCGTCTGA
- a CDS encoding WYL domain-containing protein produces the protein MAIAKAERLMNLALCLLGTRRPLSKRELRESIEAYLEANSDDSFNRMFERDKDDLRELGLVIETVENLDGEVGYLARRDSNRLPPVTLDAEEAAALGLAAKVWQQARLAGAASGALQKLRAAGLPEDFDPYEAHGALEPRIPVHEASFEPLMLACRDRRPVVFDYRKATAARPEPRHVEPWALECWRGHWYLAGFDRDRGAERVFRLSRITGKVRSRGTRYTAPVPDVVTVRETVASWAGETADRSALIRLRTGAGYPLRAKATSVRELGDGWDELEIPYGHGLDAWLVEFGPDVVVLEPAELRADVVDRLRAVAKG, from the coding sequence ATGGCCATTGCCAAGGCCGAGCGGCTGATGAACCTGGCGCTGTGTCTGCTCGGGACGCGACGGCCGCTCAGCAAGCGTGAGCTTCGGGAGTCCATCGAGGCCTACCTGGAGGCGAATTCCGACGACTCCTTCAACCGGATGTTCGAGCGCGACAAGGACGATCTGCGTGAACTCGGGCTCGTGATCGAGACCGTTGAGAACCTGGACGGCGAAGTCGGCTACCTCGCGCGCCGCGACAGCAACCGGCTGCCGCCCGTCACCCTCGACGCCGAGGAGGCCGCCGCCCTGGGGCTGGCCGCCAAGGTGTGGCAGCAGGCCCGGCTCGCCGGCGCGGCCAGCGGTGCCCTGCAGAAACTGCGCGCGGCGGGGCTGCCCGAGGACTTCGACCCGTACGAGGCGCACGGCGCCCTGGAGCCGCGCATCCCGGTGCACGAGGCCTCCTTCGAGCCGCTGATGCTCGCCTGCCGGGACCGCCGCCCGGTCGTCTTCGACTACCGCAAGGCCACCGCCGCCCGCCCCGAGCCCCGCCATGTCGAACCCTGGGCGCTGGAGTGCTGGCGCGGCCACTGGTACCTGGCCGGATTCGACCGGGACCGGGGTGCCGAGCGGGTCTTCCGGCTCTCCCGCATCACCGGCAAGGTGCGCTCACGCGGCACGCGTTACACGGCCCCGGTCCCCGACGTCGTGACCGTCCGCGAGACCGTCGCGAGCTGGGCGGGGGAGACCGCCGACCGCAGCGCGCTGATCCGGCTGCGCACGGGTGCCGGGTACCCCTTGCGGGCGAAGGCCACCTCGGTGCGGGAACTGGGCGACGGCTGGGACGAGTTGGAGATTCCGTACGGCCACGGTCTGGACGCCTGGCTGGTGGAGTTCGGTCCGGACGTGGTGGTCCTGGAGCCCGCCGAGTTGCGGGCCGACGTGGTGGACCGGCTGCGTGCCGTGGCCAAGGGCTGA
- a CDS encoding WYL domain-containing protein, which translates to MAGKPVRPANAIDQTRRMLSLVTYLRERPGARVEDVARAFGITEDELVSDLDVLPMCGTSFRGGDLLDIDTDGERIWWHNPDDVAEPLRLAADEATALLVAARAVSTLPGLRESDRQALLRATAKVETAAGETAGASARLSVTFESEGGVFADVDRAISERRRLWIRYYSPARDELTEREIDPIRLVSVGHTYVEAWCRRSEARRTFRLDRVAEIKILDETSAPPEVELRDLSEGLVQPAAEDPEVVVEVGPGGRWVAEYYPHDSADELSDGGLRITLRTPDPASLRRLALRLGRDGRIVSPRDLADSAREAAREALAAYDGVEAQDTPGARVRDGRYDRQEQGL; encoded by the coding sequence ATGGCAGGCAAACCGGTCAGGCCGGCGAACGCCATCGACCAGACCCGGCGGATGCTCTCCCTGGTGACCTATCTCAGGGAGCGCCCCGGCGCCCGGGTCGAGGACGTCGCCCGCGCCTTCGGGATCACCGAGGACGAGCTGGTCTCCGACCTCGATGTGCTGCCCATGTGCGGCACCAGCTTCCGCGGCGGAGATCTGCTCGACATCGACACCGACGGGGAGCGGATCTGGTGGCACAACCCCGATGACGTGGCCGAGCCGCTCAGGCTCGCCGCCGACGAGGCGACCGCGCTGCTGGTGGCCGCCCGCGCGGTGTCCACGCTGCCCGGCCTCAGGGAGAGCGACCGGCAGGCGCTGCTGCGGGCGACCGCCAAGGTGGAGACCGCGGCCGGTGAGACGGCCGGTGCCAGCGCGCGGCTGTCGGTGACCTTCGAGTCCGAGGGCGGGGTCTTCGCGGACGTCGACCGGGCCATCTCCGAGCGCCGGCGCCTGTGGATCCGCTACTACTCGCCCGCCCGCGACGAGCTCACCGAGCGCGAGATCGACCCGATCCGCCTGGTCAGCGTCGGCCACACCTATGTCGAGGCGTGGTGCCGTCGCTCCGAGGCGCGGCGCACCTTCCGGCTCGACCGGGTCGCCGAGATCAAGATCCTCGACGAGACGTCCGCGCCGCCCGAGGTCGAGCTCAGGGACCTGTCCGAGGGGCTCGTGCAGCCCGCGGCCGAGGACCCCGAGGTGGTCGTCGAGGTGGGCCCCGGCGGCCGCTGGGTCGCCGAGTACTACCCGCACGACAGTGCGGATGAGCTTTCCGACGGCGGGCTGCGTATTACCCTGCGCACCCCCGACCCGGCATCGCTTCGGAGGCTGGCGCTCCGGCTCGGCCGCGACGGCCGGATCGTCTCGCCGCGCGACCTCGCCGACAGCGCCCGCGAGGCGGCCCGCGAGGCGCTGGCGGCCTATGACGGGGTCGAGGCGCAGGACACCCCGGGGGCGCGGGTGCGCGACGGTCGGTACGACAGGCAGGAGCAGGGGCTTTGA
- the tatA gene encoding Sec-independent protein translocase subunit TatA, translating into MFGRLGAPEIILILVVIILLFGAKKLPDMARSLGKSARILKSEAKAMKDEGNSTATPAGPPNNDEQTPAQRTIQAAPGDVTSSRPVTEPTDTTKR; encoded by the coding sequence ATGTTCGGAAGGCTCGGCGCCCCCGAGATCATTCTCATCCTCGTCGTCATCATCCTTCTGTTCGGCGCGAAGAAGCTTCCCGACATGGCGCGCTCGCTCGGCAAGTCCGCCCGCATCCTCAAGAGCGAGGCCAAGGCGATGAAGGACGAGGGCAACAGCACGGCCACTCCGGCCGGCCCGCCCAACAACGACGAGCAGACCCCTGCGCAGCGCACCATCCAGGCCGCGCCCGGCGACGTGACGAGCTCGCGCCCGGTCACCGAGCCGACGGACACGACCAAGCGCTGA
- the tatC gene encoding twin-arginine translocase subunit TatC — protein MLKSARKEERDPEGRMPLADHLRELRNRLAKAILAIVIVTVVAAFFYNDIINLITKPILDSVGCDKSFAELAKSTQSTKPCAEITINGLLAPFTLALKVSLMAGVVAASPVWLYQLWAFVAPGLHRHEKKYAYAFVGTGAPLFLVGAYFAYSVLPTTAQVLIGFTPGGTSNLLPLDDLLDLVLRMVLVFGLSFELPLLLVFLNLTGLITGKRMLGWWRGMIMAITVFAAIATPSTDPLTMLALAAPIWVLYFGATAFSLLNDRRKRRREAEGPADDEASDLDLTPEDVGEVETVSASRALPEQSGADRVNGYDDVT, from the coding sequence TTGCTGAAGTCTGCCCGCAAAGAGGAGAGGGATCCCGAGGGGCGGATGCCTCTCGCGGATCACCTTCGTGAGCTCCGCAACCGGCTCGCGAAGGCGATACTGGCCATCGTCATCGTCACGGTGGTCGCCGCCTTCTTCTACAACGACATCATCAACTTGATCACCAAGCCGATCCTCGACTCGGTCGGCTGTGACAAGTCCTTCGCGGAACTGGCCAAGTCGACACAGTCGACCAAGCCGTGCGCCGAGATCACGATCAACGGTCTGCTCGCGCCCTTCACGCTGGCCCTGAAGGTGTCGCTGATGGCCGGTGTCGTCGCGGCCTCGCCGGTCTGGCTCTACCAGCTGTGGGCCTTCGTCGCACCCGGCCTGCACCGGCACGAGAAGAAGTACGCCTACGCGTTCGTCGGCACGGGCGCCCCGCTGTTCCTCGTCGGCGCCTACTTCGCCTACTCGGTCCTGCCGACCACGGCGCAGGTGCTGATCGGCTTCACCCCGGGCGGCACCTCCAACCTGCTGCCGCTGGACGACCTGCTCGACCTCGTCCTGCGCATGGTGCTGGTCTTCGGCCTCTCCTTCGAGCTGCCCCTGCTGCTGGTCTTCCTCAACCTCACCGGGTTGATCACCGGCAAGCGGATGCTCGGCTGGTGGCGCGGCATGATCATGGCCATCACCGTGTTCGCGGCCATCGCCACACCGAGCACCGACCCGCTGACGATGCTGGCGCTCGCCGCGCCGATCTGGGTCCTGTACTTCGGGGCGACCGCCTTCTCCCTGCTCAACGACCGGCGCAAGCGCCGTCGCGAGGCCGAGGGCCCCGCCGACGACGAGGCCTCCGACCTGGATCTCACCCCCGAGGACGTCGGCGAGGTCGAGACCGTCTCCGCGAGCCGGGCGCTGCCCGAGCAGTCGGGCGCGGACCGGGTCAACGGTTATGACGACGTGACCTGA
- a CDS encoding diacylglycerol kinase produces the protein MTSEITLFVNPTAGRGRGAHAAQPAASALRAAGFAVRTVLGEDAADALVRVRAAVDEGTGALVAVGGDGMANLALQAVAGTRTPFGLVAVGTGNDFARTLGLPVRDPAAAGRLIADALKEGRVHDTDLGRVGDHWFGTVLASGFDSRVNDRGNRMRWPTGRLKYDLAMLAELAGFRPVPYRITLDDGDVREIEATLVAVGNGSSYGGGMRICPGADLTDGLFDITVVGDCSRTTLLRVFPSVYRGTHVDHPKVTVLRAARVEIAAEDVTGYADGEPLGPLPLSARCVRGAVSVVGP, from the coding sequence GTGACCAGCGAGATCACCCTCTTCGTCAACCCCACCGCGGGCCGCGGCCGGGGCGCCCACGCGGCGCAGCCGGCCGCTTCCGCTTTGCGGGCGGCCGGCTTCGCGGTGCGGACGGTGCTCGGGGAGGACGCCGCCGACGCCCTCGTACGCGTGCGTGCCGCCGTGGACGAGGGCACGGGGGCACTCGTGGCCGTGGGCGGCGACGGAATGGCGAACCTCGCCCTCCAGGCCGTGGCAGGCACCCGCACCCCGTTCGGTCTGGTCGCCGTCGGTACCGGCAACGACTTCGCCCGCACCCTGGGCCTGCCGGTGCGCGATCCCGCCGCCGCGGGCCGGCTGATCGCCGACGCCCTCAAGGAGGGCCGGGTCCACGACACCGACCTGGGCCGGGTCGGTGACCACTGGTTCGGCACCGTCCTCGCCTCCGGCTTCGACTCCCGGGTCAACGACCGCGGCAACCGCATGAGATGGCCCACGGGCCGCCTCAAGTACGACCTCGCGATGCTCGCCGAACTGGCCGGCTTCCGGCCCGTCCCGTACCGGATCACGCTCGACGACGGCGACGTCCGGGAGATCGAGGCGACCCTGGTGGCCGTCGGCAACGGATCGTCGTACGGCGGTGGCATGCGGATCTGCCCGGGCGCGGACCTCACCGACGGGCTCTTCGACATCACCGTGGTCGGGGACTGCAGCCGTACGACCCTGCTGCGGGTGTTCCCGAGCGTGTACCGGGGCACCCACGTCGACCACCCCAAGGTGACCGTGCTGAGAGCCGCGCGGGTCGAGATCGCCGCCGAGGACGTCACGGGCTACGCGGACGGCGAGCCGCTCGGGCCGCTGCCGCTGAGCGCGCGCTGTGTCCGCGGCGCGGTGTCCGTGGTGGGCCCGTGA
- a CDS encoding DEAD/DEAH box helicase, which yields MIVLLSVPPGTLESTMTEDLSPAERYAAARLRAAEQATALAGFREMYDFGLDPFQIEACQALEAGKGVLVAAPTGSGKTIVGEFAVHLALQQGKKCFYTTPIKALSNQKYADLSRRYGADKVGLLTGDNSVNSDAPVVVMTTEVLRNMLYAGSQTLLGLGYVVMDEVHYLSDRFRGAVWEEVIIHLPESVTLVSLSATVSNAEEFGDWLDTVRGDTQVIVSEHRPVPLFQHVLAGRRMYDLFEEGEGSKKAVNPDLARLARMEAQRPSYQDRRRGRAMREADRERERRQRSKVWTPSRPEVIERLDAEGLLPAITFIFSRAACEAAVQQCMYAGLRLNDDEARGKVRALVEERTASIPTEDLHVLGYYEWLEGLERGIAAHHAGMLPTFKEVVEELFVRGLVKAVFATETLALGINMPARSVVLEKLVKWNGEQHADITPGEYTQLTGRAGRRGIDVEGHAVVLWQRGSSPEHLAGLAGTRTYPLRSSFKPSYNMAVNLVEQFGRHRSRELLETSFAQFQADKSVVGISRQVQRNEEGLDGYKASMTCHLGDFEEYALLRRELKDRETELARQGVAQRRAEAAVALEKLKPGDVIHVPTGKYAGLALVLDPGLPAGRSNGHRGFEHHDGPRPLVLTAERQVKRLASMDFPVPVEALERMRIPKSFNPRSPQSRRDLASALRTKAGHIPPERARKQRSQAADDREIARLRTAIRAHPCHGCNDREDHARWAERYHRLLRDTSQLERRIEGRTNTIARTFDRIVALLTELDYLRADEVTEHGKRLARLYGELDLLASECLREGVWEGLAPAELAACVSALVYESRVGDDAMAPKVPSGKAKAALGEMVRIWGRLDALEEDFRINQTEGVGQREPDLGFAWSAYMWASGKGLDEVLREAEMPAGDFVRWCKQVIDVLGQISAAAPVSGGGSSTVAKNARKAVDLLLRGVVAYSSVG from the coding sequence ATGATCGTCCTGTTGTCAGTGCCGCCGGGTACGCTCGAAAGCACGATGACAGAGGACCTCTCACCGGCCGAGCGGTACGCGGCAGCCCGCCTGCGGGCAGCCGAGCAGGCCACCGCGCTCGCGGGCTTCCGCGAGATGTACGACTTCGGTCTCGACCCCTTCCAGATCGAGGCCTGCCAGGCTCTCGAAGCGGGCAAGGGCGTGCTGGTCGCCGCCCCCACCGGCTCCGGCAAGACGATCGTCGGCGAGTTCGCCGTCCACCTCGCCCTCCAGCAGGGCAAGAAGTGCTTCTACACGACCCCCATCAAGGCACTGTCCAACCAGAAGTACGCGGACCTGAGCCGCCGTTACGGCGCCGACAAGGTCGGCCTGCTCACCGGCGACAACAGCGTCAACTCCGACGCCCCCGTGGTCGTGATGACCACCGAGGTACTGCGGAACATGCTGTACGCGGGCTCACAGACGCTCCTCGGCCTCGGGTACGTGGTGATGGACGAGGTGCATTACCTCTCCGACCGCTTCCGGGGCGCCGTATGGGAAGAGGTGATCATCCATCTCCCCGAGTCGGTGACCCTGGTGTCGTTGTCGGCGACCGTGTCCAACGCCGAGGAGTTCGGCGACTGGCTCGACACCGTCCGCGGCGACACCCAGGTGATCGTCTCCGAGCACCGGCCCGTGCCGCTGTTCCAGCACGTGCTCGCCGGGCGCCGGATGTACGACCTGTTCGAGGAGGGCGAGGGCAGCAAGAAGGCCGTCAACCCCGACCTCGCGAGGCTGGCCCGCATGGAGGCCCAGCGGCCGTCGTACCAGGACCGCAGACGCGGCCGGGCGATGCGCGAGGCCGACCGGGAGCGCGAGCGGCGGCAGCGGTCGAAGGTGTGGACGCCGAGCCGGCCCGAGGTCATCGAGCGGCTGGACGCCGAGGGCCTGCTGCCGGCCATCACGTTCATCTTCAGCCGCGCCGCGTGCGAGGCGGCCGTACAGCAGTGCATGTACGCGGGGCTGCGGCTCAACGACGACGAGGCACGCGGGAAGGTGCGCGCCCTTGTCGAGGAGCGCACGGCGTCCATCCCGACCGAGGACCTCCATGTCCTCGGCTACTACGAGTGGCTCGAGGGCCTGGAGCGCGGCATCGCGGCCCATCACGCGGGCATGCTGCCAACCTTCAAGGAGGTCGTCGAGGAGCTGTTCGTGCGCGGCCTGGTCAAGGCCGTGTTCGCGACCGAGACACTCGCGCTCGGCATCAACATGCCCGCGCGTTCGGTGGTGCTGGAGAAGCTCGTCAAGTGGAACGGCGAGCAGCACGCCGACATCACTCCCGGCGAGTACACCCAGTTGACGGGGCGTGCGGGGCGGCGCGGCATCGACGTCGAGGGTCACGCGGTGGTGCTGTGGCAGCGCGGGAGCAGCCCGGAGCACCTGGCGGGACTGGCCGGCACGCGCACCTACCCGCTGCGCTCCAGCTTCAAGCCGTCGTACAACATGGCGGTCAACCTCGTCGAGCAGTTCGGCCGGCACCGCTCGCGTGAGCTGCTCGAGACGTCGTTCGCGCAGTTCCAGGCCGACAAGTCGGTCGTCGGGATCTCGCGCCAGGTGCAGCGCAACGAGGAGGGCCTCGACGGCTACAAGGCCTCCATGACCTGCCACCTCGGCGACTTCGAGGAGTACGCGCTACTGCGCCGCGAACTCAAGGACCGCGAGACCGAGCTGGCCCGACAGGGAGTCGCACAGCGGCGCGCCGAGGCTGCCGTGGCGCTGGAGAAGCTCAAGCCGGGCGACGTCATCCATGTGCCGACGGGCAAGTACGCCGGTCTCGCGCTCGTGCTGGATCCGGGCCTGCCCGCCGGGCGGTCCAACGGCCACCGGGGCTTCGAGCACCACGACGGCCCGCGCCCGCTCGTGCTGACCGCCGAGCGGCAGGTCAAGCGGCTCGCGTCGATGGACTTCCCGGTGCCGGTCGAGGCGTTGGAGCGGATGCGGATCCCGAAGTCCTTCAACCCGCGCTCACCGCAGTCCCGTCGGGACCTGGCGTCCGCGCTGCGTACCAAGGCGGGGCACATTCCGCCGGAGCGGGCCCGCAAGCAGCGTTCCCAGGCGGCCGACGACCGTGAGATCGCGCGGCTGCGGACGGCGATCCGGGCGCATCCCTGCCACGGGTGCAACGACCGTGAGGACCACGCCCGTTGGGCCGAGCGGTATCACCGGCTGCTGCGGGACACCTCGCAGCTGGAGCGGCGCATCGAGGGGCGTACGAACACGATCGCCCGCACCTTCGACCGGATCGTGGCACTGCTGACCGAGCTGGACTATCTGCGGGCCGACGAGGTCACCGAGCACGGCAAGCGGCTGGCCCGGTTGTACGGCGAGCTCGATCTCCTGGCCAGTGAGTGCCTGCGGGAAGGGGTCTGGGAGGGGCTCGCCCCTGCCGAACTGGCCGCGTGCGTCTCGGCGTTGGTGTACGAGTCCCGGGTCGGCGACGACGCCATGGCGCCCAAGGTGCCGTCCGGCAAGGCCAAGGCGGCGCTCGGTGAGATGGTGCGGATCTGGGGGCGGCTCGACGCCCTCGAGGAGGACTTCCGGATCAACCAGACCGAGGGGGTCGGGCAGCGTGAGCCGGATCTCGGGTTCGCCTGGTCCGCGTACATGTGGGCCAGCGGGAAGGGGCTCGACGAGGTGCTGCGGGAGGCGGAGATGCCTGCCGGGGACTTCGTGCGGTGGTGCAAGCAGGTGATCGATGTGCTGGGACAGATCTCGGCTGCGGCTCCGGTGTCGGGGGGTGGGTCTTCCACCGTCGCGAAGAACGCGCGGAAGGCTGTTGATCTGTTGCTGCGGGGGGTTGTGGCCTACTCGTCGGTGGGGTGA
- the atzF gene encoding allophanate hydrolase: MSTTVTRVRAAYDRIEAVDRPEVWIDLRPREEVKREARTIDERLAKGEQLPLAGRLFAAKGNIDVAGLPTTAGCPSYAYRPEADAPVVAGLRAAGAIVLGTTNLDQFATGLVGTRSPHGAVRNAYDPARVSGGSSSGSAVAVALGIVDFALGTDTAGSGRVPAAFNGIVGLKPTRGLVPTAGVVPACASIDCVTVFARTLREAEQALSHMATGTVPSLPGRRPGPWRIAVPAREQLGELDEGWAQAYEAAVAQLAAAGATLRELDLSPFTEAAAMLYEGAFVAERYTAVGAFVDKAIEADDDSLDPTVAGIITRARDLPAHRLYADLDRLAALRTRALAELADADALLLPTTPGHPTLAEVAADPLGANARLGRFTNSTNLFDLAAAAVPAGEVNGLPFGVMLIGPAYTDERLARIASLLQPETRLAVIGAHLTGQPLNPQLLALGARLDRTTTTAPVYRLHALRTTPPKPGLVHVGEGGAEIETEVWKMPAAGLGRLLSTLPRPMALGSVRLADGTDVPGFLCEPSALTDAEDITSFGGWRSYLNAE, from the coding sequence ATGTCCACCACCGTCACCCGGGTCCGTGCCGCCTACGACCGCATCGAGGCCGTGGACCGCCCCGAGGTCTGGATCGACCTGCGCCCGCGGGAGGAGGTCAAGCGGGAAGCCCGGACGATCGACGAACGGCTCGCGAAGGGTGAGCAACTCCCCCTCGCGGGACGCCTGTTCGCGGCCAAGGGCAACATCGACGTGGCCGGCCTGCCCACCACGGCGGGCTGTCCGTCGTACGCCTACCGTCCGGAGGCCGATGCCCCGGTCGTCGCCGGTCTCCGCGCGGCGGGCGCGATCGTGCTCGGCACCACGAACCTGGACCAGTTCGCGACGGGCCTGGTCGGCACCCGTTCCCCGCACGGCGCGGTCCGCAACGCGTACGACCCCGCCAGGGTGAGCGGCGGCTCCAGCTCCGGCTCGGCCGTCGCGGTGGCCCTGGGCATCGTCGACTTCGCCCTCGGCACCGACACGGCGGGCTCGGGCCGGGTCCCGGCCGCCTTCAACGGCATCGTCGGCCTCAAACCCACCCGCGGTCTGGTCCCCACGGCCGGAGTCGTCCCGGCCTGCGCCTCGATCGACTGCGTGACGGTGTTCGCCCGCACCCTGCGGGAGGCCGAGCAGGCCTTGTCCCACATGGCGACCGGCACGGTCCCGTCCCTCCCCGGGCGCCGCCCCGGCCCGTGGCGGATCGCTGTTCCCGCGCGCGAGCAGCTCGGCGAACTGGACGAGGGCTGGGCTCAGGCGTACGAGGCAGCGGTGGCGCAGCTCGCGGCGGCGGGCGCGACGCTCCGCGAGCTGGATCTGTCGCCCTTCACCGAGGCTGCGGCGATGCTCTACGAGGGCGCCTTCGTGGCCGAGCGCTACACAGCGGTAGGAGCCTTTGTCGACAAGGCGATAGAGGCGGACGACGACTCCCTGGACCCCACGGTCGCCGGCATCATCACCCGGGCCCGCGACCTCCCGGCCCACCGGCTCTACGCCGACTTGGACCGCCTGGCCGCGCTCCGCACGCGCGCGCTGGCCGAACTGGCCGACGCGGACGCCCTCCTCCTGCCCACCACCCCCGGCCACCCCACGCTCGCCGAGGTGGCCGCCGATCCCCTGGGTGCCAACGCCCGCCTGGGCCGCTTCACCAACTCCACGAACCTCTTCGACCTGGCCGCGGCCGCCGTACCGGCGGGCGAGGTGAACGGCCTGCCGTTCGGCGTGATGCTGATCGGCCCGGCGTACACCGATGAGCGGTTGGCGAGGATCGCGAGCCTGCTCCAGCCGGAGACCCGGCTCGCGGTGATCGGCGCGCACCTGACGGGCCAGCCGCTGAACCCCCAGCTCCTGGCGCTGGGCGCCCGCCTGGACCGTACGACCACAACGGCGCCGGTCTACCGCCTGCACGCCCTGCGGACGACGCCACCCAAGCCGGGCCTTGTCCACGTGGGCGAGGGCGGCGCGGAGATCGAGACGGAGGTCTGGAAGATGCCTGCGGCGGGCCTCGGCCGACTCCTCTCCACACTCCCCCGCCCCATGGCCCTGGGCAGCGTGCGACTGGCCGACGGCACTGATGTCCCCGGCTTCCTCTGCGAGCCGTCCGCTCTCACGGACGCCGAGGACATCACGTCATTCGGAGGCTGGCGGTCCTATCTGAACGCCGAGTAG